One part of the Plasmodium cynomolgi strain B DNA, chromosome 3, whole genome shotgun sequence genome encodes these proteins:
- a CDS encoding hypothetical protein (putative) — translation MNLNLRRHIKPICHIKNIFFRRENLLGDKTWREIIPLGDGHVYKQTQVVRCWPHFYNESFVVPIRTSEDMGAYQMRRDRGGTVRKKLSREKKKTQKKQKKEKSADVH, via the coding sequence atgaacctaAACTTGAGGAGGCACATTAAGCCCATATGCCACattaagaatatttttttcaggCGGGAAAATCTTTTGGGGGACAAAACATGGCGGGAAATTATACCCCTTGGAGATGGTCATGTATATAAGCAAACGCAGGTGGTGCGTTGTTggccccatttttacaacgAGTCTTTTGTAGTTCCCATTAGAACGAGTGAAGACATGGGTGCGTACCAAATGAGGAGGGACAGGGGGGGCACGGTGCGGAAGAAGTTGAGCcgagagaagaagaaaacgcagaagaagcagaagaaggaaaaatcgGCCGATGTGCAC
- a CDS encoding transcription factor IIS TFIIS (putative), which translates to MISEKRKHRKDKAHRKGKPGKGEEEAWATPHKEDNKEDNEEHNKERNNVHNERNERGGESDCNGHSLSPLIEAHNFFEDNEVSENEEKENKKKKKKKKKKNREDDQEEGEHPPTDVNSPSCEMEWGEAKREEHQLGSHDEQEEERKRRKQERRRLKEEKKRLKEEEKKRLKEEEKKRLKEEEKKKLKEENKILKEEEKKRLKEENKILKEEKKRLKEEEKKILKEEKKRLKEEESKIRKEEKKRLKEEEKKRRKEEATKESLPTKQPLPTKESLPTKESLPTKESLPTKESLPTKESLPTKESLPTKQLLPTKQLLPTKQLLPTKQSLPTKQSPPTKQSPPTKQSPPTKQSPPTKQSPPTKQPLPTKQSLPTKQLLPTKLSPPTKQPQTARKKKSVRFEHEEATNEEILNYFIHSYKDKISIENDELCQVMTGKKFFDIERLAKNATEITHQSLMLKNIQKEQKNYCKKCGYIYNYDDYMYMYMKRFNLSKFRESTNCLSGRSSYGPFSNAMEENAKFDNENAIKCIYCGALIDTIEMYEHWDGKENFIELNSYREKYIFDKNQKSYWKNKITSFEKNVSLFKEDQNQAYNITYEKCTDCGNDFLHFINIQTRSADEGSTIIYFCPNYGSLFGAPHTDVMCYPSG; encoded by the exons ATGATTTCGGAGAAGAGGAAACACCGCAAGGACAAGGCCCACCGGAAGGGAAAACCGgggaaaggggaggaggaggctTGGGCAACCCCCCACAAGGAGGATAATAAGGAGGATAATGAGGAGCATAATAAGGAGCGTAATAACGTGCATAACGAGCGTAACGAGCGTGGCGGCGAAAGCGACTGCAATGGCCACTCCCTCTCGCCCCTAATCGAGGCGCACAACTTCTTCGAAGACAATGAGGTTAGTGAAAacgaagagaaggaaaataaaaagaagaagaagaagaaaaaaaaaaaaaacagagagGACGAccaggaggagggggagcacCCCCCCACGGATGTAAACAGCCCCAGTTGTGAGATGGAGTGGGGTGAAGCCAAGAGGGAGGAACACCAACTGGGTAGCCACGatgagcaggaggaggagaggaagagaCGAAAGCAGGAAAGGAGAAGGCttaaggaggagaagaaaaggctcaaggaggaggagaagaaaaggctcaaggaggaggagaagaaaaggctcaaggaggaggagaagaaaaagctcaaggaggaaaataaaatactcaaggaggaggagaaaaaaaggctcaAGGAGGAGAATAAAATActcaaggaggagaagaaacggctcaaggaggaggagaagaaaatactcaaggaggagaagaaacggctcaaggaggaggagagtaAAATACgcaaggaggagaagaaacggctcaaggaggaggagaagaaaagacgCAAGGAAGAGGCCACGAAGGAATCGCTGCCTACTAAGCAACCGCTGCCTACGAAGGAATCGCTGCCTACGAAGGAATCGCTGCCTACGAAGGAATCGCTGCCTACGAAGGAATCGCTGCCTACGAAGGAATCGCTGCCTACGAAGGAATCGCTGCCCACGAAGCAACTGCTGCCTACTAAGCAACTGCTGCCTACTAAGCAACTGCTGCCTACTAAGCAATCGCTGCCTACTAAGCAATCGCCGCCAACTAAGCAATCGCCGCCAACTAAGCAATCGCCGCCAACTAAGCAATCGCCGCCAACTAAGCAATCGCCGCCTACTAAGCAACCGCTGCCTACGAAGCAATCGCTTCCTACTAAGCAACTGCTGCCTACTAAGCTATCGCCGCCTACTAAGCAACCCCAAacagcgagaaaaaaaaaaagtgtccGCTTCGAGCATGAAGAAGCCACCAACGAAGAAATCCTCAACTACTTCATCCACTCGTACAAGGACAAAATAAGCATAGAGAACGACGAGCTGTGCCAAGTAATGACTGGCAAGAAATTTTTTGACATCGAACGATTGGCCAAAAACGCCACGGAAATTACCCACCAGTCATTAATgctgaaaaatatacaaaaggaacagaaaaattattgcaAGAAATGTGGGTATATTTACAACTATGACGattacatgtacatgtatatgaaGCGTTTTAATCTGTCCAAGTTCAGGGAGAGCACTAACTGCCTCAGTGGAAGAAGTTCTTATGGCCCATTTAGTAATGCCATGGAGGAGAATGCCAAATTCGACAACGAAAATGCCATAAAGTGTATTTATTGTGGAGCCCTAATAGATACTATCGAAATGTATGAGCACTGggatggaaaagaaaattttattgaatTAAATTCCTAcagagaaaaatacatatttgaCAAGAATCAAAAAAGttattggaaaaataaaatcaccTCTTTTGAAAAGAACGTGTCCCTATTCAAGGAAGATCAAAATCAAGCCTATAATATTACTTATGAAAAATGCACAGATTGTGGCAATgactttttgcattttattaatatacaGACCAGGAGTGCCGATGAAGGATCCaccattatttatttctgtCCCAATT ATGGCAGTCTATTCGGAGCCCCACACACAGATGTCATGTGCTACCCGTCAGGGTAA